A single window of Vibrio alfacsensis DNA harbors:
- the argC gene encoding N-acetyl-gamma-glutamyl-phosphate reductase, giving the protein MLKTTIIGASGYTGAELALMVNKHPELTLSGLYVSANSVDAGKNIAQLHGKLAGVIDMPVSPLTDPEQVAQVSDVVFLATAHEVSHDLAPIFLEAGCQVFDLSGAFRVKSEHFYDTFYGFEHQHNNWLDKAAYGLAEWNQESIKTTPLIAVAGCYPTASQLAIKPLLEQALLDTNQWPVINATSGVSGAGRKASMVNSFCEVSLQPYGVFNHRHQPEIAQHLGCDVIFTPHLGNFKRGILATITMKLAEGVTETQVAQAFEQAYQGKPAVRLKGDGIPRIQDVENTPFCDIGWKVQGEHIIVISAIDNLLKGASSQAMQCLNIHYGYPELTALL; this is encoded by the coding sequence ATGCTAAAAACCACGATTATCGGAGCCAGCGGCTACACCGGCGCAGAGCTGGCTTTAATGGTCAATAAACACCCTGAACTCACGCTATCAGGTTTATACGTTTCCGCCAATAGCGTAGATGCAGGAAAGAATATTGCTCAGTTGCACGGCAAGCTAGCGGGGGTGATTGATATGCCAGTTTCTCCGCTGACCGACCCTGAGCAAGTCGCTCAAGTGTCTGATGTGGTCTTTCTGGCGACAGCACATGAAGTGAGCCACGACTTAGCCCCAATCTTTTTAGAGGCAGGTTGTCAGGTATTCGACTTATCGGGTGCATTCCGTGTGAAAAGCGAGCATTTCTATGACACCTTTTATGGCTTCGAACATCAACATAACAACTGGCTAGATAAAGCAGCGTACGGCTTAGCAGAGTGGAACCAAGAATCAATAAAAACCACTCCTTTGATTGCAGTAGCAGGTTGCTACCCAACTGCTTCACAGCTCGCAATCAAACCTTTATTAGAACAGGCATTGCTAGATACAAACCAATGGCCAGTGATCAATGCAACCAGCGGTGTATCAGGTGCAGGGCGTAAAGCCTCCATGGTTAACAGCTTCTGTGAAGTGAGCTTGCAACCTTACGGTGTCTTTAACCATCGTCACCAACCAGAGATTGCTCAGCACTTGGGTTGCGATGTAATTTTCACCCCACATCTGGGCAATTTTAAACGCGGCATTCTTGCCACTATCACCATGAAGTTGGCGGAAGGCGTGACGGAAACACAAGTGGCACAAGCGTTTGAACAAGCTTACCAAGGCAAGCCAGCCGTTCGTCTAAAAGGCGATGGTATTCCACGTATTCAGGATGTCGAAAATACCCCTTTCTGCGATATTGGCTGGAAGGTACAAGGCGAGCACATCATAGTGATTTCTGCGATCGACAACCTACTTAAAGGTGCATCGAGTCAAGCGATGCAATGTCTCAATATTCATTACGGTTACCCGGAACTGACAGCGTTGCTGTAG
- the argB gene encoding acetylglutamate kinase, with protein MTQTNQAPLVIKLGGASLSCTQTLSQLFGAIAAYQKSAQRQIAIVHGGGYLVDELMAKLQLETVKKNGLRVTPYEQIPVIAGALAGTANKLLQGQAIADGLNAVGLSLADGGLCHVEELDPELGAVGKASPGDSTLLQAVLNAGVLPIISSIGLTDKGQMMNVNADQAAVAVAGALDAELVLLSDVSGVLDGKGHLIKTLSEQEADALIKGQVITDGMIVKVKAALGAANDLGRPIEVATWRYPEKLTQLFAGESIGTQFLPQ; from the coding sequence ATGACGCAAACCAATCAAGCTCCTTTAGTCATTAAGCTCGGTGGTGCATCTCTATCTTGCACTCAAACCTTAAGCCAACTGTTTGGTGCCATTGCGGCTTACCAAAAGTCGGCACAGCGACAAATCGCCATCGTTCATGGCGGTGGCTACCTAGTTGATGAGTTGATGGCAAAGCTTCAGCTTGAAACCGTAAAGAAAAACGGTCTTCGTGTGACGCCTTATGAGCAAATTCCTGTGATTGCAGGTGCGCTTGCAGGCACAGCAAACAAATTGCTTCAAGGTCAAGCGATTGCGGATGGTCTGAATGCAGTGGGTCTTAGTCTCGCCGATGGTGGATTATGTCATGTTGAAGAACTTGACCCAGAGCTAGGCGCTGTAGGTAAAGCATCACCAGGTGATTCAACCCTTTTACAAGCGGTGCTAAATGCCGGTGTACTGCCGATCATCAGCTCAATTGGCCTGACAGATAAAGGTCAGATGATGAATGTGAATGCTGACCAAGCCGCGGTTGCAGTCGCCGGTGCGTTAGATGCGGAGTTAGTGCTTCTTTCTGATGTGAGTGGTGTACTCGATGGCAAAGGTCACCTGATCAAAACGCTATCTGAACAAGAAGCCGATGCATTGATCAAAGGGCAAGTGATCACCGACGGTATGATAGTCAAAGTTAAAGCCGCTTTGGGGGCTGCCAATGATCTTGGTCGTCCTATCGAAGTCGCGACATGGCGTTACCCAGAGAAACTGACTCAGCTATTCGCGGGTGAAAGTATCGGAACGCAGTTTCTGCCGCAATAG
- the argH gene encoding argininosuccinate lyase, with protein MALWGGRFTQAADTRFKDFNDSLRFDYRLAEQDIVGSIAWSKALLSVDVLSAEEQQKLELALNELKLEVMENPQQILRSDAEDIHSWVEQQLINKVGDLGKKLHTGRSRNDQVATDLKLWCRQQGQQLLIALDRLQAQMVGVAKQHQGTVLPGYTHLQRAQPVTFAHWCLAYVEMFERDYSRLSDALKRLDTCPLGSGALAGTAYPIDREELAHNLGFHRATRNSLDSVSDRDHVMELMSVASISMLHLSRLAEDMIFYNSGESNFIELADTVTSGSSLMPQKKNPDALELIRGKTGRVYGALAGMMMTVKALPLAYNKDMQEDKEGLFDALDTWNDCMEMAALCFDGIKVNGERTLEAAKQGYANSTELADYLVAKGIPFREAHHIVGVAVVGAIAKGCALEELSIEELKAFSEVIESDVYDILTIDSCLEKRCALGGVAPQQVAYAVDQADKRLSQRDTSSIKVRPARLTDIETLEGMVAYWANMGENLPRSRNELVRDIGSFAVAEHHGEVTGCASLYVYDSGLAEIRSLGIEAGWQGQGQGSAIVNYLVEKARQMAIKKVFVLTRTPEFFMKQSFLPTSKSLLPEKVLKDCDQCPRQHACDEVALEINLVEQVIQKSFVA; from the coding sequence ATGGCATTATGGGGCGGAAGATTTACCCAAGCGGCAGACACCAGATTTAAAGACTTCAACGATTCATTGCGTTTCGATTACCGATTAGCAGAACAAGACATCGTCGGTTCCATTGCGTGGTCTAAAGCCTTACTTTCTGTTGACGTGTTATCCGCAGAAGAGCAGCAAAAACTTGAGTTAGCACTGAATGAGCTCAAACTGGAAGTGATGGAAAACCCTCAGCAAATCCTGCGTTCGGATGCGGAAGATATCCACTCTTGGGTTGAGCAGCAGTTGATTAACAAAGTCGGGGATTTGGGCAAAAAGCTACATACAGGCCGTTCTCGTAATGACCAAGTAGCAACGGACTTGAAACTTTGGTGCCGTCAGCAAGGTCAACAACTGTTGATTGCGCTTGATCGTTTACAAGCACAAATGGTAGGCGTCGCTAAGCAACATCAAGGAACGGTGCTTCCGGGCTACACGCACTTGCAACGTGCTCAGCCTGTGACGTTTGCTCACTGGTGTTTGGCTTATGTCGAAATGTTTGAACGTGACTACTCGCGTCTGAGTGATGCACTTAAGCGTTTGGATACGTGTCCACTTGGTTCTGGGGCGCTTGCGGGCACCGCTTACCCAATTGACCGTGAAGAGTTAGCTCACAATCTCGGTTTCCATCGCGCAACGCGTAACTCATTGGATTCAGTTTCCGATCGTGACCATGTGATGGAATTGATGTCTGTGGCGTCTATCTCGATGTTACACCTTTCGCGTTTAGCAGAAGATATGATCTTCTACAATTCGGGTGAATCTAACTTCATTGAATTGGCAGATACGGTGACCTCGGGCTCTTCTCTGATGCCACAGAAGAAAAACCCTGATGCACTAGAACTTATCCGTGGTAAGACGGGGCGTGTGTACGGCGCACTGGCTGGCATGATGATGACAGTTAAAGCGCTGCCACTGGCTTACAACAAAGACATGCAAGAAGACAAAGAAGGTTTGTTTGATGCGCTTGATACATGGAACGACTGCATGGAGATGGCGGCACTGTGTTTTGATGGTATTAAGGTCAATGGTGAGCGTACGCTAGAAGCGGCGAAACAAGGTTACGCAAACTCTACCGAACTGGCGGATTACCTAGTGGCGAAAGGCATCCCATTCCGTGAAGCGCACCATATCGTTGGCGTTGCCGTAGTTGGTGCGATTGCGAAAGGTTGTGCGTTGGAAGAGCTGTCGATTGAAGAGTTGAAGGCTTTCTCTGAGGTGATTGAATCCGATGTGTATGACATTCTGACCATTGACTCGTGTCTAGAGAAGCGCTGTGCACTTGGTGGTGTCGCGCCACAGCAAGTGGCTTACGCCGTCGATCAAGCGGACAAACGTTTGTCTCAACGTGATACTTCTTCGATCAAAGTACGTCCTGCTCGTTTAACCGATATCGAAACATTAGAGGGTATGGTGGCATACTGGGCGAACATGGGGGAAAACCTACCTCGTTCACGCAACGAATTAGTACGTGATATTGGCTCGTTCGCGGTTGCCGAGCATCACGGAGAAGTTACTGGTTGTGCATCTTTGTACGTCTATGACTCAGGGCTAGCAGAGATTCGTTCTCTAGGCATTGAAGCGGGGTGGCAAGGCCAAGGGCAGGGCAGTGCGATTGTGAACTATCTGGTTGAGAAAGCGCGCCAAATGGCCATCAAAAAAGTCTTTGTGCTGACACGTACGCCAGAGTTCTTTATGAAGCAGAGCTTCTTGCCAACCTCGAAGTCATTGCTGCCTGAGAAAGTACTGAAAGACTGTGATCAGTGCCCACGTCAGCATGCATGTGATGAAGTAGCCTTGGAGATCAATTTAGTGGAGCAAGTCATTCAAAAAAGTTTCGTTGCCTAG